One window of Quercus robur chromosome 5, dhQueRobu3.1, whole genome shotgun sequence genomic DNA carries:
- the LOC126727692 gene encoding disease resistance protein PIK6-NP-like: MIPGSLKTCRLPSALEEQFLFESKNSQDHLVDLLDQKSEIYNDIHVKGSNSPKFQQSYRGLSYLSFDTREGNNPGEDIGKFLRKGIAQHHRKISSADVFRVKVDLPEEIPSSIGNLLNLQNLDVKYTYVRTLPKSIWKLQKLQHLYLNESHRSKFVSQSRSSSLKNLKTLWGLFLDDFIAIKNGLNKLNNHTKLGLAFQLELPQQEELARWVKGLQYLKSLRLRSVDENGDAHDLHLEGLSRLKNLSTLSLFGKLEMQSIENLFADASEFHLSDLRLSASGLKDDPMQILGSLSSLKSLCFYSDSYEGKQILFIKKSFSQLQVLRLRNLKNLEKLKVEEEAMQKLRELEIRGCKSLKVFNGLKHLMSLRELKLPNMEDNFTSQIKNDPNFWRHWLPSHEHRRPLAA; the protein is encoded by the exons atGATTCCTGGAAGCT TAAAGACATGTCGTCTGCCCAGTGCTCTCGAAGAACAGTTCTTGTTTGAAAGTAAGAATTCACAGGATCATCTTGTTGATCTCCTTGACCAAAAGTCTGAAATTTATAATGATATTCATGTTAAGGGTAGTAATTCACCAAAATTTCAGCAAAGTTACAGAGGTCTCTCCTATCTCTCATTTGACACTAGAGAAGGAAATAACCCTGGAGAAGATATAGGGAAGTTTCTTCGTAAAGGCATTGCCCAACACCATCGGAAAATTAGTTCAGCTGATGTATTTAGGGTTAAGGTGGACTTACCTGAGGAAATTCCATCATCCATAGGCAACTTACTGAACCTCCAAAACCTCGATGTGAAGTATACTTATGTCAGAACTCTGCCTAAGTCCATATGGAAGTTGCAGAAACTTCAACACCTATACTTGAACGAGAGTCATCGAAGTAAATTTGTGTCTCAATCAAGGAGCAGTTCCCTAAAGAATCTAAAAACGTTGTGGGGTTTATTCTTGGATGATTTCATTGCTATAAAGAATGGGCTGAACAAGCTAAACAACCATACAAAGCTAGGACTAGCGTTCCAGTTGGAGTTGCCTCAGCAAGAAGAATTGGCCCGTTGGGTGAAAGGTCTGCAATACCTCAAATCTTTGAGATTGAGATCAGTTGACGAGAACGGTGATGCTCATGATCTTCACTTGGAAGGATTGTCAAGGCTTAAAAATCTCTCCACCCTATCTTTGTTTGGAAAGCTAGAGATGCAATCCATCGAAAACCTATTTGCAGACGCTTCTGAATTTCATCTGTCTGACCTTAGGTTGTCTGCCTCGGGGCTTAAGGATGACCCAATGCAAATTTTGGGGAGTCTCTCCAGTCTTAAATCACTCTGTTTCTACTCTGACTCTTACGAAGGAAAACAGATACTTTTCATTAAGAAGAGCTTTTCCCAACTTCAAGTTTTGAGACTTCGAAATCTAAAGAACCTAGAAAAGCTGAAGGTGGAGGAAGAAGCAATGCAAAAACTTAGGGAGCTAGAGATCAGGGGCTGCAAAAGTTTAAAGGTCTTCAACGGTTTGAAGCACTTAATGAGTCTCCGAGAATTGAAGTTGCCAAATATGGAAGACAATTTCACCTCACAAATAAAGAATGATCCAAATTTTTGGAGGCACTGGCTACCCTCCCACGAACACAGGAGGCCACTGGCAGCCTGA
- the LOC126724891 gene encoding disease resistance protein RPS5-like, whose product MNNEANVLWQNNEHQQGMTAQLQKSVADWYEKSMGDLPNSAEFNDKSYKSKDEDQKLRQMVDEAEKIHRNLDKLKDKIRNLQVRPIDDERQALVQKEDKKFVEDLIAAVQKVDNLIPEVKKEDKDEPIAGTSDLPGDIKAEIQSFTLYWAPFRAFLIDLQSSGLETKTEKAWLEEAKGIINKAQRAVDKFIKNTRQWKWMLSYFINQKARTELKEEMKRINTGFEKFLERKERFGIQFKRYSTRREIDRLQSISGTSQEQASNNVQISENGRGNFINELEKLKKTYEKSLKMESLERLQALCTTFTKAHGEAAEKEEGIKSSTEEEKLKQIKNLTEKTKYYLEKYEKNSDELSCICKWWRSPAKKLHEKFDKIKGSLEIIEETTKAYKFEIRKDMGVVGLDEDIQAVASQLITGNKHVVCVVGMKGIGKTTLAKNIYRHSDILDHFPARAWVTLTDLKTNDYDAIFKDVAKQVSEPDINGSQEEENRRGEWKNKVCAILKKKKYFVVLDDFTAENDWETLKAAFPETILLTTRDQCVVRTVCGKLHCLRLRTKEESCRLFIQMMGDDFDLAPKDVKKLAEETVGRCGGWPHQILHLGYLMSTEDDKLQEWPKSITPAQEPWLKYLKIEGHITLKNWLESRKIEINDWFDHEGKNDLLDNLRKFFAFFFSLFPRDYEIPARRLVALSIAEGLGLGEEGRDKNKTTKLVGADTT is encoded by the exons ATGAATAACGAAGCCAATGTGCTCTGGCAAAACAATGAACACCAGCAGGGAATGACTGCACAACTACAAAAATCTGTGGCAGACTGGTATGAAAAAAGTATGGGGGATCTCCCTAATAGTGCTGAATTCAATGATAAAAGTTATAAAAGCAAGGATGAAGACCAAAAACTCAGGCAAATGGTAGATGAAGCCGAAAAAATCCACCGAAATTTGGACAAGTTAAAGGACAAGATCAGAAACTTGCAGGTCAGACCTATTGATGATGAACGGCAGGCTCTTGTgcaaaaagaagacaaaaaattcGTTGAGGATCTCATTGCTGCTGTGCAGAAAGTAGACAATCTCATCCCTGAAGTGAAAAAGGAAGACAAAGACGAACCCATTGCTGGCACTTCAGATTTACCTGGTGATATCAAAGCTGAAATACAGTCGTTCACATTGTATTGGGCACCATTCCGTGCTTTCCTGATCGATCTACAAAGTTCTGGTCTTGAAACTAAAACGGAGAAGGCCTGGTTGGAGGAAGCGAAAGGGATCATTAATAAAGCTCAGCGTGCTGTCGATAAGTTTATAAAGAATACCAGACAATGGAAGTGGATgctctcatattttattaatcaGAAAGCAAGGACAGAGCTTAAAGAGGAGATGAAGCGCATTAACACAGGGTTCGAGAAATTCCTCGAGAGAAAGGAGAGGTTCGGTATTCAATTTAAAAGATACTCCACCAGAAGAGAAATAGACCGATTACAATCCATATCTGGAACCTCACAAGAGCAGGCATCCAATAATGTGCAGATCTCAGAAAATGGCAGAggtaattttattaatgaattagAGAAACTCAAGAAGACGTATGAGAAATCACTCAAAATGGAGTCTCTTGAAAGGCTCCAAGCTTTATGCACGACGTTTACCAAAGCCCATGGTGAAGCtgcagaaaaagaagaaggcatAAAAAGTTCAACAGAAGAGGAAAAGttgaagcaaataaaaaatttgactgaAAAAACAAAGtattatttagaaaaatatgaaaagaattCAGATGAGCTGAGTTGCATCTGTAAATGGTGGAGAAGTCCCGCGAAGAAACTTCATGAGAAGTTTGACAAAATTAAGGGATCTTTGGAAATTATTGAAGAAACTACAAAGGCATACAAGTTTGAAATTAGAAAAGATATGGGAGTAGTCGGTTTGGATGAAGACATACAGGCAGTGGCCTCACAACTGATAACTGGAAATAAACATGTCGTTTGCGTTGTGGGAATGAAGGGTATCGGTAAGACCACCCTGGCAAAGAATATATATCGCCACAGTGATATTTTGGATCATTTTCCGGCACGTGCTTGGGTGACTCTAACTGATCTAAAGACCAACGATTACGATGCCATTTTTAAAGATGTGGCAAAGCAGGTCTCGGAACCTGATATTAATGGATCACAGGAGGAAGAGAACAGAAGGGGAGAGTGGAAGAATAAG gtaTGTGCtatcttgaagaagaagaagtatttCGTGGTTCTAGATGATTTCACAGCGGAAAACGACTGGGAAACTCTAAAAGCAGCATTTCCAGAGACAATTTTGCTCACCACACGTGACCAGTGTGTAGTTAGGACAGTGTGTGGCAAACTCCATTGTCTTAGATTACGAACCAAAGAAGAGAGCTGCAGATTGTTTATCCAGATGATGGGAGATGACTTTGATTTAGCTCCTAAGGACGTAAAAAAATTAGCTGAAGAAACTGTTGGACGATGTGGGGGCTGGCCACATCAAATTTTACATTTAGGGTATCTCATGTCAACGGAAGATGATAAGTTGCAAGAATGGCCCAAGAGCATCACTCCGGCTCAGGAACCATGGCTCAAATACCTGAAAATTGAAGGTCATATCACACTCAAAAATTGGCTTGAGAGTcgtaaaatagaaattaatgaTTGGTTTGACCATGAAGGTAAAAATGATTTGCTTGacaatttgagaaaattttttgctttcttctttAGTCTCTTTCCTAGAGACTATGAAATTCCTGCAAGGAGATTGGTCGCTTTGTCAATTGCAGAAGGGTTGGGGTTGGGGGAAGAAGGTCGTGACAAGAATAAAACCACGAAACTAGTTGGTGCGGACACCACATGA
- the LOC126724895 gene encoding uncharacterized protein LOC126724895 encodes MMFVPFVAGMFFSRKRKAIEILPESMKTLWNKWELRSMVIFSLFLQGILMVLGKSRKHSRRNWVRIILWLAYLWADTVATASLGVLSSNQGESEGGFVDPNYVITVFWAPFLLLHLGGPDTITAYSLEDNELWLRHLLGLLVQVGGAIYVFLTVWKSTNALYLMAIPIFFAGIIKYGERTWVLMSASSEHFRDSMLPPPDPGPNYARFVEEYMSKEKEGFKVCSKNNPEDGKEDDYSSPDAETNSRIPEAAVICKAYMFFEIFKRLPANLILSFHIIQKSQYIMQNISADEAFKVTEVELGFMYDMFYTKAVLLYSVAGRLLHFVPFICTVSLFVIFLKTEKHIYSGVDVAITYILLVGAIVLEIYAAVVLFCSDWTILWLSQRGNSGDILYRAISLIPWPRKKRWSNAMGHFNLVRYCLKDKPAMCTFKQRFLWISKLLEKHRYHKSVEVPLDLKAVIFDELQQKMEANRSDLRNFKKLCACRGDRVIEEKANTLRAEMGDGNFIILKRSVEEEFDQSILLWHIATDLCYYWDRDENPLSVCDPYCKASKLLSDYMMYLLVMCPFMLPNGIGETRVRDTCAELHGFCKERISIKNESQACSKLNAVKTKIPPSKVKGDRSKSVLFDACSLAKSLQSLKNPPMKETKWKLVLQVWVEMLSHAACQCGWTDHAQQLRRGGELLTHVWLLMAHFGITQQFQISEGNAKAKLNWQ; translated from the exons ATGATGTTTGTTCCTT TTGTAGCTGGTATGTTCTTCTCAAGGAAGAGAAAGGCAATAGAAATCCTCCCCGAAAGTATGAAAACACTTTGGAACAAGTGGGAGCTTCGAAGTATGGTTATATTTAGTCTATTCTTACAAGGCATCCTCATGGTGCTTGGCAAAAGTAGAAAGCACTCGAGAAGGAACTGGGTCAGAATCATTCTTTGGCTTGCTTACTTGTGGGCAGATACAGTTGCAACAGCTTCACTTGGCGTGCTTTCCAGCAACCAAGGAGAATCTGAAGGTGGTTTTGTAGACCCAAACTATGTTATAACAGTTTTTTGGGCACCATTTCTTCTTCTGCACCTTGGTGGCCCTGATACCATTACTGCCTACTCCTTGGAAGACAATGAATTGTGGCTGAGGCACTTGCTTGGGCTACTTGTCCAGGTGGGAGGGGCTATCTATGTTTTCCTTACAGTATGGAAAAGTACTAATGCACTTTATTTGATGGCAATTCCAATATTTTTTGCTGGGATCATCAAGTACGGAGAAAGGACATGGGTTCTGATGTCTGCGAGCAGTGAGCATTTTAGAGACTCCATGCTTCCTCCTCCTGATCCTGGGCCCAATTATGCGAGATTCGTGGAGGAGTATATGTCAAAGGAAAAGGAAGGGTTCAAGGTATGTTCAAAAAATAACCCTGAAGATGGCAAAGAAGATGATTATTCCTCTCCAGATGCAGAAACTAATAGCAGAATTCCAGAAGCAGCCGTTATATGCAAGGCCTACATGTTCTTCGAAATTTTCAAAAGGCTGCCTGCAAATCTCATCCTAAGCTTTCATATTATCCAGAAGAGTCAATACATTATGCAGAACATCAGCGCTGATGAAGCTTTCAAAGTGACTGAGGTTGAGCTTGGATTCATGTATGACATGTTCTATACAAAGGCAGTTTTGTTATATTCTGTTGCGGGGCGTCTTCTTCATTTCGTCCCTTTTATTTGCACTGTTTCTTTATTTGTGATTTTCTTGAAGACCGAGAAGCATATCTACTCGGGGGTAGATGTAGCTATTACTTACATACTTCTGGTTGGAGCTATTGTGCTAGAGATTTATGCAGCAGTTGTACTATTTTGTTCAGACTGGACAATACTATGGCTGAGTCAGCGTGGGAATTCGGGGGATATTTTGTATCGTGCCATCTCATTGATTCCATGGCCTAGAAAAAAGAGGTGGTCTAATGCCATGGGACATTTCAACCTAGTAAGGTACTGCCTTAAAGACAAGCCTGCCATGTGCACATTTAAACAGAGGTTTTTGTGgatttcaaaattattggaGAAGCATCGGTACCACAAATCTGTGGAAGTTCCGCTGGATTTGAAAGCCGTTATCTTTGATGAGCTTCAACAAAAAATGGAAGCTAACCGTTCAGATCTCagaaatttcaagaaattatgtgcTTGTAGGGGTGATAGGGTGATTGAAGAAAAGGCAAATACACTTCGTGCTGAAATGGGAGatggaaattttattatactGAAAAGAAGTGTAGAGGAAGAATTTGATCAAAGCATTCTTCTTTGGCACATTGCAACAGATTTGTGCTATTATTGGGATCGGGATGAGAATCCGTTATCTGTTTGTGATCCATATTGTAAAGCGAGCAAGCTGTTATCGGACTATATGATGTATCTTCTTGTTATGTGCCCCTTCATGCTGCCCAATGGGATTGGGGAGACTAGGGTCAGAGACACATGTGCTGAGCTCCATGGATTTTGCAAGGAAAGGATATCCATAAAGAATGAATCCCAAGCTTGCTCAAAGTTAAACGCAGTGAAAACTAAAATTCCTCCATCTAAGGTGAAAGGAGACAGAAGCAAGTCAGTTTTATTTGATGCTTGTAGTCTGGCTAAATCTTTGCAATCCCTGAAAAACCCTCCTATGAAGGAAACAAAGTGGAAATTGGTGCTTCAAGTCTGGGTGGAAATGCTATCTCATGCAGCATGTCAGTGTGGATGGACGGATCATGCTCAACAGCTTAGGCGAGGTGGAGAGTTGCTCACTCACGTCTGGCTTCTTATGGCTCATTTTGGCATAACTCAACAGTTTCAAATTTCAGAGGGCAATGCAAAGGCTAAATTGAATTGGCAGTGA